The Amblyomma americanum isolate KBUSLIRL-KWMA chromosome 6, ASM5285725v1, whole genome shotgun sequence genome has a window encoding:
- the LOC144094426 gene encoding uncharacterized protein LOC144094426 — protein sequence MTCACCCSHAREFCSVCSVNALICKPTSALSGDVELNPGPNTRHQVQDSLPDVQSKQLEDMFAILEALNTRTAKMQLDQKAFINSIDDLKKSQLKLQEDLSEMNKRLTNVERKTVTIDEIEKEVHPFQQLVDELSNENSQLRARLSQLEDRQRRDNLLFYGIPDAQSESWAQSEEKLVKVLSSCLEIPSSEILVDRAHRLRRFASEKCRPIIAKFSSFKVKQRILLNCSKLKDEKITLSEDFSFATRHARKKLVEFGKSQPLTFKLRFNKLYIKNKCYSYNHCDDSVHEIPSAFPLPTNRSEDPTNDTHSASAPPTELVTN from the coding sequence ATGACGTGTGCCTgttgctgttcccacgcccgggagtTTTGCTCTGTGTGTTCGGTGAATGCTTTGATTTGTAAACCAACTTCTGCGTTGTCCGGAGACGTCGAGCTCAACCCTGGGCCTAACACGAGGCATCAGGTACAGGACTCTCTTCCTGACGTCCAGTCTAAGCAGTTGGAAGATATGTTTGCAATACTGGAGGCTTTGAACACGCGAACTGCGAAAATGCAACTGGACCAAAAGGCTTTCATAAACTCTATTGATGATCTTAAGAAGTCCCAGCTGAAGTTACAAGAAGATTTGAGCGAAATGAACAAAAGATTAACTAACGTTGAGCGCAAAACTGTTACCATTGACGAAATCGAGAAGGAAGTACATCCTTTTCAGCAGTTAGTTGACGAACTTTCTAATGAAAACtctcagctgcgcgcgcgcctgtctCAACTTGAAGACAGGCAGCGACGCGATAACCTTCTGTTCTATGGCATACCTGACGCGCAATCAGAGTCCTGGGCTCAGTCAGAAGAAAAGCTAGTCAAGGTTCTTTCATCCTGCTTGGAAATTCCGTCCTCTGAAATTTTGGTCGATAGAGCGCACAGGCTCCGTAGGTTCGCATCGGAAAAATGTCGACCAATTATTGCCAAATTTTCATCCTTCAAGGTAAAGCAGAGAATACTGCTTAACTGTTCTAAGCTCAAGGATGAAAAAATTACGCTTAGCGAggatttttctttcgccacccGTCACGCTAGAAAAAAACTGGTCGAATTTGGCAAATCCCAGCCGCTCACTTTCAAGCTTCGCTTCAATAAgctttacataaaaaataaatgctactCCTACAATCACTGTGATGACTCCGTTCATGAAATCCCAAGCGCCTTCCCGTTGCCAACCAACCGTTCTGAGGACCCTACGAATGATACCCACAGCGCCTCCGCGCCACCGACCGAACTTGTTACCAATTAG